The Thermostichus vulcanus str. 'Rupite' genome segment GACGTTCGCCAGGGATCCCTTCCGGCAAGCGAGGGGAGTCCTCCAGGTCTGGGAGGGTCGGCTTAGCCGCAGGACGGGTGGGGGGGCCCACCAACTCCATCCGCCGCTGCGGACGGGGGGTATCGCTACTTCCGCTTGGGCTATCTTCCCTAGCCACCGGAGAGGGAGACTCTTGGGGGCGACTGCCAGGGCGTATGGGAGCACCCACCAACTGGGGACGCGGGCGCTGTACAGGCTGACGAGAAGGGGCTCCTTCTTCCGTGGGACGAGGAGTACGGGGACGGCTAGGGGAGGATGCTTCTGAGGGGCTGGGACGACTGGACTCAGGAGCACGTTGTAGAGGTTCAGGACGCTCTACTGGCGGCTCGGGCTCAGAGGTGGCTCGTCGGGGGGGAGTAAGCACAGTCGGGCGCTTGGCCACCGGAGCAGGGCTGGGCTCAGGGCTTCTGGCCTTAGTGGCAGGGAGCTCAGGACGAACTGGGATAGGCGGCTCCGGACGAGCTGGAGTAGGCGGAGTGGGCTCGGGTTCTTGGGCCATCTCAGCTGGACGGACGGGGGAGCCAGATTGTCGGCGCGGTGGGCCTATCAACTGGGTATTGCCACCGGAGACCTTTTTTTCAGGTTTTTCAGCAGAGGAGGCCCGCTCGGGTCGTTGCAGTGAGGGTTTGGCAGCAGGCGGAGCACTGGGAGGAGTCGCCTCAGCAACCGAGGTCTGCCGCTGGGCAGGCACAGGTCGACGAATGCCGACGATCTGCTGAGGACGCTCACCACTTCGAGATTCAGGGGTAGACTCGGGTGGACGGCCCTCGGGTTGCCCCTTGGAACGGGAGCGAGGGGGTTGCACAATACGGGCTTTACCCAGTTTGCTGCGCACCTGTTCTGCTTGCTCCAGGGAAATGGTGCTGCTGTGGCTTTTGAAAGGGATCCCCAGTTGTTCACAAACCTCTAAAACATCGCGGTTTTCACGCCCCATTTCACGGGCAATATCGTAAAGTCGAACTTTATCGGTCATTCGTCTGCTAGCCTCTGCTCCTCTCTCCTCGTCGGTTTCACTATCCAAATGATCCAAATGATCAGTAGGGGGTGAGCCTTTCGAACTTGCGGGTTCTTCCTCGGGCCTATCGAGAACAGCTGGGTCGGCCTCCAGGGATCCGGACTGGAGGGAATCTAGATCTAAAGCTGCTCTGGAAATATCCACATGGGGCATAGGGTAGGACAACCGGGGAAGTGAACATAACGTCTAAGGCGCTAGTCTAGAATAACCTTTCTGGAGCCTGAACAGGCTGGCCTCAGGTTCACCAGACGGATCCCTATTCTGACAGGTGAGTTGGGTTGCCGTGTAGCGTTAAGGCAAATTGTCCCGGTTGAGGGGCTCAGATGGCCGAACTCTTTAGATTATCGAGAGATTTCGAACTCCGTAGGCGCACCAGAAGGCTGATGGCTCAGCAGTTGGGCCTCTAGACGTTGAAACAGTTCGTCAGGGACTGATGCTTTCAGAGCTTTGTTCAGCCGTTGCTTGCGTTGGGCTGCCTGTAAACAATCGAGCTGACGACACAGGTAGGCAGAACGCCCCATGCCCTCCTCCAGAAGAACTTGGTGAGAATCGAATTGCCTGACCAATCGCCACAGTTGCGAGCGTGGGAACAACTGGCGACAGGCCACACAGCGACGTAAGGGATCCCCACCTGACATAGGATCAATCCAACTGGGGCAGACGCGATCGCAAAAACGCAAAAAAGGACTCCACCAATTGGGGATCCCGCCAGCCTTTTGCCGTTTCTTCTCGCAGAATGTCCATGGCTTCTTGAACGGTAAAGGCACGTTTGTAGGGCCGCTCTGAGGTGAGGGCATCGTAAATATCGAGCACCTGAAAAACTCGGGCCACCAATGGGATCTCTTCCCCCTTCAGCCCATCTGGGTAACCACCGCCATCCCAGCGTTCGTGGTGGTGGCGGATCAGGGGCAACACCTCTTTCATAGTGCGCAAGGGCCGACAAATTTCCTCCCCGATCAGGACATGGGATTTCATCACTTCCCACTCTTCTGGGGTGTGTTTGTCTGGTTTGCCCAAGATCGCGTCAGGCACACCAATTTTGCCAATGTCGTGTAGGTATCCTCCCCAAGCCAATACCTTG includes the following:
- a CDS encoding YlxR family protein; the encoded protein is MSGGDPLRRCVACRQLFPRSQLWRLVRQFDSHQVLLEEGMGRSAYLCRQLDCLQAAQRKQRLNKALKASVPDELFQRLEAQLLSHQPSGAPTEFEISR